The genomic window CACGCTGCGCGCCTACCGCGCGCTGCTCGACAGCGGCGAGGATCCGTCGGCCATCGTCTTCGCCGGGGACTCCGCAGGTGGCGGCCTCTCCGTCACGACCTGTCTCGCCGCCCGCGAGGCCGGCCTGCCGCTCCCCGCCGCGATCGTCTGCTTCTCCCCCGGACTCGACGCCACTCGCACCGGCGAGAGCATGGACGCCAAGGCCGGCATCGATCCGATCTTCACCCGCGAATCCCTGGCCCACACCGGCGCGATGTACCTCGGCGGACACGACCCGCACCACCCCATGCTCAGCCCCGCCGTCCTGGCGGACCTCGCCGGCTTCCCCCCGCTGCTCCTCCAGGCGGGCGCCAACGAAGTCCTCCTGGACGACTCCACCCGCCTGGCCGCCCGCGCGAGAGCAGCCGGTGTGAACGTGATCCTCGACGTCACCGCCGACGTGCCGCACGTGTTCCAGTCCTTCGCCGGAGTGCTCGACGAGGCCGACGAGGCCCTGGACCGCGCGGCCCTCTTCCTCACCCAGCACCTCCGCGCCCGGACGGGCGACCACGCCGGCAGGTAACCCGCCTGCTCGTCCGGCGGAAGGAGCGGGCCAGTGATCCAACTGCCAAGGGGGTCATGGTGGGACTGGGACGTCGTCGCCTGGAACCCCGGCCAACTGCGGCTCGGCGCCGGGCACGACCTCACGTACGCCCACGGCCTGGAGTTGGTCTTCAGCGACCCGGTCCTCGTCAGATGCCCATCGGCCTTCCAGGACCCGGTCTTCCGTGAGCCGACACCGAGCGAACTCCAGCTCGTTGAGCGGCAGTTGGGTGAGATGCCCGCCGTGCTGATCGCCTTCGAGGCCGACGCGGGCGGGACGACCCTCGCAAGCGGCCTGGTCGCGGCCGGACGGCTCGACATCGTGCAGGGCACCGTCTTCCGCTACTGGCGCGAGGAGTTGGCCGCCGGCGAGCGGCTGGCCTCCTGGGTGAGACCGCCGGCCACGTGATCGCCCTCAGACGTTTCACTGTGGCGGTAGCCTGGATTGCTTCGCTGCCGAATCGGGCCACCCAGTTCTCCCACTCCGAAAGCACACGTCGCCACCTGCGGAGTTGTCCTCATGCCTGCCGAGAAGACGTTCACCCGCATCACCGACCACTACCGACGGCTGATACTGTCCGGCACCCTCCCCGCGGGCTCGAAGCTGCCCAGCAACAAGGAGCTGGCCGGCACTTGGGGCGTGGCGGTCGAGACGGTGCGGAAGGCGCTCTCCCAGCTCCAGGTCGAGAAGTTGATCCGCACCAGCCCGCGAGGCACCTTCGTGGTGGACGAGACTCCGGCCACCGCGAGTCCGGCCGATCGGCTCGCGGCCGTGCGGAACACCATGCGGACGTCCATGGACGGGGAGACCAGCATCGTGACGGCGGCTCAGCTGGTGGTGCCGCCGGTCTACGTCGCCGATCTGTTCGACCTCGACCACGGTGACCAGATCGTCAGGCGCGAGTATGTCGCTGGACGGAGCAGCGTGCGGACCCTGTTCGCGGTGGACTGGTTCCCCGCACCGTTCGCGGTGCTCGTCCCGGACCTGCTCAGCACCTCGGCCAGCAAGAACGACGGTCTGACGGCGCGGGTGCTCGAAGCCGCGAAGCGGACCATCAGCACCGCCCGCGACGACATGCACGGCCGCGCCGCCGACGCGCGCGAGGCGGCTGCCCTCGGGCTCGCCATCGGCGCGCCCATTCTTGCCGGGGCCACCCGTTGGGGCGACGCGACCGGGGTCATCCAGTACTCCGAGTGGTGCCTGCCGACACGGCTCACCATCGGTTACGAGTACGGGATCTGAGGGCGCCCCCTTCACAACCCCTCCCGGGCTCAGGGGATGCGCCACTCCTGGGAGTCGTTGCCCGGGGTGCAGGTGTTCAGGGTGAGCTGCTTGCCCGCGCCGTTGTCGGTCAGGCAGTCGATGCTGTCGGCGTCCTTGATGTAGACGCCGGAGGGTGCGGAGACCACCGTCCAGTCGTAGGCCCCCACGGAGTGGGCGAGGAGTTGGGCGCCCGAACCGCCGTAGTACACCATGCCGAGCGGACTGTCGTTCAGGTTGCAGGCGTTGAAGGTGCTCCACTGGCTGGTCGCGTGCACCCAGCCGTACGAGGTGTTGCCGCCCATGATCACCGCGCCGCTGCCCGAGGGGTCGCCGTCGGACAGACCGACCTTGAGGCCGTCTCCGACGTTGGTGACGGCGCCCCAGCCCGCGCCGCCGCAGCCCGCGGGCGGGCCGGCGACCGGTGGCGGCGGTGCGGAGCTGGGCTGGGGGTTCGGGGCGGGCGTGGTCGGTTGGGTGACGGGGGCCGGGGCGCCGCCGCCCGTCGTGGGGGCGGAGCCGCTGCCCGAGGTTCCGGTGCCGCCTGCGGCACTGCCGCCGCCGCTGCTGCCACCGCCGGTGCCCGTACCGCCTGCGGCACTGCCGCCGCTGGTGCTGCCGCCGCCGGTGGCACTCCCGCCGCCCTTCCCGCCGCCCTGCGGGGTACCGCCGGACGCCGTGCCGCCGGTGCGGGTGGTGGTGCTGCCGCCCGAGCTGCCACCGCTCCCGCCACCGCTCCCGCCACCGCCGCTGCGCTCCGGCGGAGCCGCCGCGCTGGGCGACGGGGGGCCCGATGAGGCCGCGCTGCTCGCCGAGGCGGACGCCGAGGCCGAGGCGCTCGGCGTCGCGGAGGCCGACGGGGACCCCGAGGCCGTTGCCGAGGCCGAACCCGAGGCCGACGCCGAGCCGACGGCGCCGGTCAGCGGGCTGCCGACGACCGTCACGGTCGGGTGCGGCTCGGGGACGGCCGCGTCCGAACTGAACGGGGTCTGGTCGATGAGCAGGGCCGAGCCCACGGCCACCGTCACGGCGCACGGGATCAGTACGGGCAGCACGAACCGGCGCCTGGTCCAGGGCCGGCGCGGTGCCACGTCGGGACGCGTCTGCGCCGCGTCAGCGGCGACGGCAGCCTCAGCGGCGACAGCAGCCTCAGCGGCGACAGCAGCCTCAGCCGCAACAGCAACGGCAGCCACTGCCTCAGGGACCTCGGCGGCCCTTGCCGCCCCCGCGAGCGCCAGCGGCAGGGTCCGGGAGACCGCCTCCGCGATCGGCACACCCTCGGCCGCGCCGCGCGCCGCGGCGGCCATCACGGCGGCGTCGGCGAACCGGTCCTCGGGCTGCTTGGCGAGCGCGGTGGCCACCAGGTCGCGCACCGGCTCGGTGAAGCTGTCGGGCAGCGCGGGCGCTGGCTCGCGGACGTGCTTCAGCACGATCTCCAGCGCCGTCTCGCCGGTGAACGGCGGCTCGCCGATGAGCATCTCGTAGCAGAGCACGCCGAGCGAGTAGAGGTCGGCGGCCGGGTTGGCGGCGGCCCCTTCGGCGCGCTCGGGGGCGACGTAGAGGGCGGTGCCGAGCACGGCGTGCGAGGAGGTGATCCGGGTGCCGGCCATGGCGCTGGCGATGCCGAAGTCGGTCACCGCGACCCGGCCGTCCTCCCGGAGCATCAGGTTCGACGGCTTGATGTCGCGGTGCACGATGCCCCGCTGGTGGGCGGCGTGCAGCGCGTCCAGCGCCTGGGCCAGGATGCCCAGCGCGCGGTCGGCGGCCAGCGGCGCGCTCTCGGTGAGGACCTGGTCCAGCGGCCGGCCGGTGATCAGCTCCATCACGATGTAGGCGACGGGGCTGCCGGAGTCGCCGTCGCTCTCGCCGTAGTCGTGCACCTCGACGATGCCGGGGTGGTTGATCGAGGCGAGCAGCCGGGCCTCGCGGCGGAAGCGCTCCATGAAGGTGGCGTCGTCCAGCAGCGCCGGGAGCAGGATCTTGACCGCCACCTGGCGCCCCAGCACGCCGTCATCGGCGCGCCAGACCTCGCCCATCGCCCCGCCGCCGAGCCGCTCGACGAGCGTGTAGCGCCCGCCGAGTTCGGTTCCCCGACCCCACATGCCCCGTCCCCCCGTCAGGCCTGGCATGACAGTTCGTCAGCCGACAGCGACAGTGTGCCAGAGCTCTCGCAATGGTCCAAGATGGACTGTGCAAACAGGTTCGACGCGACGGGCTCGGCGCACGGGGTTCAGCGCGAACGGGGACAGCCTCAGAACATCACCGGCCCAGAACACCACCAGCTCAGAACACCACCAGCTCAGAACACCACCGGCTCAGAACACCACCGGCTCAGAACACCACCAGCGAGCGCCCGCCCTGCCCCGCGCGCATCCGCTCGAACGCTGCCGGGATCCCGTCCAGCGTGATCCGGTCGGTGATCAGCGCCTCCAGGTCCAGCCGCCCGGCCCGCACGTGCTCGGCCAGCAGCGGGACGTCCTGGGCCGGGTCGCTGTTGCCGTAGACGCAGGCGCTGAGCGTGCGGGCGAAGTGGAACAGCTCCAACGAGGAGAAGGAGACCAGGTCGTCCTTGCCACCGATGCCGACCACCGTGGTCCGCCCGCCGCGCCGGGTGGTGGACCAGGCGGCCCGGATCGTGCTCCCCCGCCCGACGCACTCGAAGGCCTGGTCCGCGCCGTGACCCTCCGTCAACTTCCGTACCGAGCGAGCGAGCTGATCGTCCGCCAGGAGGAAGTCGGTGGCACCGTGGCGGCGTGCCAGCTCCTCCTTCCGCGGGCTGACGTCCACCGCGATGATCGGGCCCGCGCCGGCGATCCGGGCCGCCTGGAGCACCGCCAGGCCCACGCCACCCAGGCCCAGCACCACCACCGACTCACCCGCCTTGACCCGGGCCGCGTTGTGCACCGCACCGTAGCCGGTCAGCACCGCGCAGCCGAGCAGCGCGGCCGAGGTGAGCGGGACACCGGCCGGCACCGGCAGCAGCGCGCGCTCGGCGACCACGGTCTCCTCGGCGAAGGCGGCCACCCCGAGGCCGGGGTGCACGGGAGTGCCGTCCGCGAGCGTGCCGTAGGCCGTCCCGTAGGCGTCGGCCGCGCGCTCGCAGAGCCACGGCTCGCCGAGCCCGCAGAGGTGGCAGGATCCGCAGGCCGGTGCCCAGTTGAGCACCACCTGGTCGCCGACCCGGACGCTGCTGACTCCCTCCCCGACGGCGGCCACGGTGCCCGCGCCCTCGTGGCCCAGCACCACCGGGGTCGGGGCGCGCAGCACGCCGGTGGCCAGCGACAGGTCGGAGTGGCAGACGCCGGCGGCGGCCAGCTTGACCCGGACCTGGCCGGGGCCGGGCTCGGGCAGCTCGATCTCGGTCAGCTCCAGCGGAGCGCCAACGGCGGTGAGCAGGGCGGCGCGAACCATCGTGTTCCTCTCGGTCGGTCCAGTGCGTGCGGTCGGTACGGAGGGTGGCGGAGGACTCAGAACTGCAGCGACTTGGTCTGCAGGAACTCCGCCAGCCCGTGCCGTCCCAACTCCCGGCCGATCCCGGAGGACTTGTAGCCGCCGAACGGCGCCAGCGGGTTGAACGGCCCGCCGTTGATGTGCACCTGGCCGGTGTCCATCCGGCGGGCGAACGCGACGGCGCTCTCCCGGTCCGCGGCCCAGACGCCGCCCGCCAGGCCGTACTCGGTGCCGTTGGCGATCTCCAGGGCGTGCTCCTCGTCGCGGTAGGCGAGGATCGAGAGCACCGGGCCGAAGATCTCCTCCTGCGCGACCGCCATCGCGGGCGTGACGTCGGCCAGCACGGTGGGGCGCACGTAGTAGCCGGTGGGCAGGTCGTCCGGGGCCTCGGCGCCGCCGGCCACCAGCCGGGCGCCCTGGGCCAGCCCGCTCTCGATGTAGCCGCGCACCCGCTCGCGTTGCCTGGCGCTGACCAGCGGACCCATCCGGGTCTGCGGCTCGGCCGGGTCGCCCGGCTGGTACTTGGCGGCGGCCTTCGCGGCCAGCGCGACAGCCTCCTCGTACTGGTCCTGGTGGACCAGCAGCCGGGTCCAGGCGGTGCAGGTCTGGCCGGAGTTGCTGAAGACGTTGGCCGCGTTGACGTTGACCGCGCGGGCCAGGTCCGCGCCGGGCAGCACCACGTTGGCGGACTTGCCGCCCAGCTCCAGGGCCACCTTCTTGACCCCGCGCCCGGCCACCGCGCCGATCTCCCGGCCCACCGCGGTGGAGCCGGTGAAGGAGACCAGGTCGACCTCCGGGTGGGCGGCCAGCGCCGCGCCGACCACCGCGCCCAGACCGGTGACCAGGTTGAAGACCCCGGCCGGGAAGCCGGCGGCGGCCACGATCTCGGCGAACAGCCGGGCCACCAGCGGGGTGTCCTCGGCGGGCTTGAGCACGACCGTGCAGCCGGCCGCCAGCGCCGGGACCACCTTGGCGACGATCTGGTGCAGCGGGTAGTTCCACGGCGTGATCGCGCCGACCACCCCGGCCGGCTCGGCGAGGACGGTGGAGTTGCCCACCTGCTCCTCGAACTCGTAGCCGGCCAGCAGCTCCAGGTAGGAGGAGGCGACCGCGAGCGGCAGCCCGGCCTGCACGCTGAGCGCGAAACCGATCGGACTGCCCTGCTCGGCGCTGACCGTCTCGGCGATCTCCTGCTGCCGGGCGGCCAGGCCCTCCCGCAGCCGGGTCAGCGGGGCCAGCCGCTCCTCGCGGGTGGTGGCGCCCCAGGCGCGGGCGGCGGCGCGGGCGGCGGCCACGGCGGCGTCGATGTCGGCGCGGGTGCCGGCCGGAACGGTGGCGATCACCCGCTCGGTGGCGGGGTTGACCACCGCCAGCGGCTCGCCGCCCAGGCTCGGCCGCCAAGCGCCGTCGATGTACTGGTCCGCATGCTGCTGCACGGGTGGGTCCTCTCCTGGCCATGGCGCCGGGGCGTTTAACTACCAGTGCTAGTCAACGCCCCGGCGCGATCCCGCGCAAGCATGCCAGGCGGCTACTGCGGGGTGACGTACGCCCCCGAGATGCCGCCGTCCACCAGGAAGGTGTTCGCCGTCATGAACGAGGAGTCGTCGCTGGCCAGGAAGGCCACGGCGGCGGCGATCTCGCTCGGCTCGGCGAACCGGCCCAGCGGGATGTGCACCAGGCGGCGGGCCGCGCGCTCCGGGTCCTTGGCGAAGAGCTCCTGGAGCAGCGGGGTGTTCACCGGCCCGGGGCAGAGCGCGTTCACCCGGATCCCCTCGCGGGCGAACTGCACGCCCAACTCGCGCGACATCGACAGCACGCCGCCCTTTGAGGCGCTGTAGGAGATCTGCGAGGTGGCCGCGCCCATCACCGCGACGAAGGAGGCGGTGTTGATGATCGAGCCCTTGCCCTGGCGCTGCATGTGCGGGATCGCGTACTTGCAGCAGAGGTAGACACTGGTCAGGTTGACGTCCTGGACCCGCTTCCAGGCCTCCAGGCCGGTGGTGAGGATCGAGTCGTCGTCGGGCGGCGAGATGCCGGCGTTGTTGAAGGCGATGTCCAGGCGGCCGTACTCGGCGACCGCCGCCTCGTACATCGCCTTGACGGCCTCCTCGTCGGTCACGTCGGCGCGCACGAAGAGCCCGCCGACCTCCGCGGCGGCGGCCTTGCCGCTGTTCTCGTCCAGGTCGACGCAGACGACCTTGGCTCCCTCGCTCGCCAGGCGGCGGGCGCTGGCCAGACCGATTCCACTACCCGCACCGGTGATCACGGCCACCCGGCCGTCGAGACGGTTGGTCATCTGACTACTCCTCCGTGGAGATGAAGACGTTCTTGGTTTCGGTGAAGGCACTGAGGGCGTCGGGGCCCAGCTCGCGGCCGAGACCCGACTGCTTGAAGCCGCCGAACGGCGTGGTGTAGCGGACCGAGGAGTGCGAGTTGACCGAGAGGTTGCCGGCCTCCACGCCCTGGGCCACCCGCAGCGCGCGGCCCAGGTCCCTGGTCCAGATCGAGCCGGCCAGGCCGTACTCGGTGGCGTTGGCGATCCGCAGCGCGTCCGCCTCGTCGGTGAACGGGACGACGGCGACCACCGGACCGAAGACCTCCTCGGTGAAGACCCGCGCGCCCTGGTCCACCGGGGTCAGCACGGTGGGCGGGAACCAGAAGCCCCTGCCCTCGGGCACCTTGCCCTGCAGGTGGATCGAGACGTCGTCGGTCAGGTAGGCGCTGACCCGGGCATGGTGCGCGGCCGAGATCAGCGGTCCCATCTCGGTGGCCTCGTCGCGCGGGTCGCCCACCTTGACCCCGAGCACGGCCGGCTCCAGCAGCGCCAGGAACTCGTCCAGCGCGCTCTCCTGGACCAGGATCCGGGACCGCGCGCAGCAGTCCTGGCCCGCGTTGTCGAAGACGGCGTACGGCGCGGTGGCGGCCGCCCTGGCCAGGTCGGCGTCGGCGAAGACGATGTTGGCGCTCTTGCCGCCGAGCTCCAGGGTGACCGGCTTGACCTGCTCGGCGCAGCCGGCCGCGATCTCCTTGCCGACCCGGGTGGAGCCGGTGAAGACCACCTTGCGCACGTCGGGATGGGTGACGAAGCGGCGCCCGACCACCGGGCCGTGGCCGGGCAGCACCTGGAAGACACCCTCGGGGATGCCCGCGGCGAGCGCGAGCTCGGCCAGCCGCAGCGCGGTCAGCGGGGTGAGCTCGGCGGGCTTGAGCACCACCGTGTTGCCGGCCGCCAGCGCCGGGGCCAGGCCCCAGGCGGCGATCGGCAGCGGGAAGTTCCACGGCACGATGACGCCGACCACGCCCAGCGGTTCCTGGAAGGTGACGTCGATCCCGCCGGCCACCGGGATCTGCCGGCCGAAGAGCCGCTCGGGCGCGGCGGCGTAGTACTCGATGACGTCGCGGGCGTTGCCCGCCTCCCAGCGGGCGTTGCCGATGGTGTGGCCCGCGTTGGCCACCTCCAGCTGGGCCAGGTGCTCGCGGTCGGCGTCCACGGCGGCGGCGAAGGCGCGCAGCAGCCGGGCCCGGTCGGCCGGGCTGACCCGGCGCCAGCTCTCGAAGGCGGCCCTGGCCCGGGCGATGGCGGCGTCGGTCCTGGCCAGGTCGGCCATCTCGACTCGCTCGATCACCTCCTCGGTGGCGGGGTTGACCACCTCGTAGAGGTCGGCGGTGTCGGTCACGGGGTCTTCTCCTCAACGGCGTCGACGAAGGATCTGAAGAGTCTCGGGTCACCGGGGTCGGCCTCCGGGTGCCACTGGACGCCCAGCGCGAAGCGCGCGCCGGGCAGTTCGAGGGCCTCCACGGTGCCGTCGGCGGCGAAGGCCACCGGGCGCAGGCCGGTGCCGATCCGGTCCACCGCCTGGTGGTGGTAGCAGAGCACCTCGGGGCGCTCGCCCAGGATGCCGGCCAGCCGGCTCTCCGGCTCCACCCGCACCGGGCGGCGGTGGAAGGTGGCCGGGGCGCTCTGGTGGCTCTCGTCGCCGATCCGGTCGGGCAGGTGCTGGACCAGGTCGCCGCCGAGCGCCGCGTTGAGCACCTGCAGGCCGCGGCAGACCCCGAGCAGCGGCAGGTCCACGGCCAGCGCCGCCCGCACCAGCTCGAACTCCCAGGCGTCGCGCACCGGATGGGGTGCGCCGGTGCGGTGGTGCGGCTCGGCCCGGTAGCGTGCCGGGTCGACATCCGGGCCACCGGCCAGCACCAACCCGTCCAGCCGGGCCAGCAGGGCCCGCGCCACCGGGCCGGCCGGCTGCGGCGGCAGCAGCACCGGCACCGCGCCCGCTCCGATGACCGCGTCCACGTACAACTGCGGTACGAGTGCCGCCGGTTGGTTCCAGACACCCCAACTGGCCTGCTCCAGGTAGCTGGTGATCCCCACCAGCGGCAGCCCGGTCACAGCCGCTCGAACCCGCGCCGGCGCTCCCAGTCGGTCACCGCGGCGTCGAAGGCGGCCAGTTCGACCCGGCCGGCGTGGCTGTAGTGGCGCACCACGTCCTTGCCGAACGCGAGGGCGGCGACCTCGCTGGCCTCGAAGGCGCTCACCGCGTCGCGCAGCGTGGCCGGCACCCGGGGTGCGTCGGAGGCGTACGCGTTTCCGGTGAACTCGGGCTCCAGCTCCAGCTGTTGCTCCAGCCCGTGCAGCCCGGCCGCGATCAGCGCGGCGACCGCGAGGTACGGGTTGACGTCGCCGCCGGGCACCCGGTTCTCGAAGCGCAGCGAGGAGCCGTGGCCGACCACCCGCAGCGCGCAGGTGCGGTTGTCTCGGCCCCAGGCGATCGCGGTGGGCGCGAAGCTGCCCGGCACGTAGCGCTTGTAGGAGTTGACGGTCGGGGCCAGCAGGAGCGCGAAGTCGGCCAGGCAGGCGAGCTGTCCGGCCAGGAAGTGCTCCATCAGCTCGGAGAAGCCGTGCGGCCCCTCCCCCGCCAGCACCGGCGTACCGTCCGCGTCGCGCAGGCTCAGGTGGACGTGGCAGGAGTTGCCCTCGCGCTCGTTGTACTTGGCCATGAAGGTCAGGCTGACCTCCTCCTGCGCGGCGATCTCCTTGGCGCCGGTCTTGTAGACCGAGTGGTCGTCGCAGGCCTTCAGCGCGGTGGCGTACTTGAAGGCGATCTCGTGCTGGCCGAGGTTGCACTCGCCCTTGGCCGACTCGACGGTGAGCCCGGCGCCGGTCATCTCCCGGCGCAACCTGCGCAGCAGCGGCTCGATCCGCGCGGTGCCCAGGATCGAGTAGTCCACGTTGTACTGGTTGACCGGGGTGAGCTGCCGGTAGTCCTTGTCCCAGGCCTGCTCGTAGCTGTCCCGGAAGACGATGAACTCCAACTCGGTTCCCACGTAGGCCTGCCAGCCATAGGCTGCCAGGCGGTCCAGCTGCCGTTGCAGGATCTGCCGGGGCGAGACCGCCACCGGCGTGCCGTCCTGGTGCGCCAGGTCGCACTGCACCATCGCGGTGCCCGGGTGCCAGGGCACCGACCGCAGCGTGTCGAGGTCGGGCACCATGGCCAGGTCGCCGTAGCCGCTCTCCCAGGAGGAGACCTCGTAACCGTCGACGGTGTTCATCTCGATGTCCACCGCGAGCAGGTAGCCGCAGCCCTCGGCGGCGTGCCCCAGCACGTCGTTGAGGAAGTACTCGGCGTCCAGCCGCTTGCCCTGCAGCCGGCCCTGCATGTCGGTGATCGCCAGCACGACGGTGTCGATACTGCCGTCGGCGACGCGGGCGCGGAGCTGCTCCAGAGTCAGCCGTGCGCTGCTCATCCGTTCTCCTCCGAGGGGGTCGGGTCGGTCATGTCCTGGATCCGCGGGCCGGTGAACCAGCGTCGCGCCGAGCTGAACCACCAGAGGGCCGCGAAGCCGAGCACCACCGCGATGGCGACACTGGTGTAGTTGAAGTTCTTGGCGGTGATCGGGTCGAGCGTGGGGAGCATGAAGAGCACCGTGATCAGCGCGGTCCAGCCGACCGCCACGATGCCGATCGGCCGACTCCAGCGTCCCAGGTGCCAGGGCCCGCGTCGGAACTCCTCGCCCTGACGCAGCCTCAGGTACACCGGGATGACGTAGGCCAGGTAGAGGCCGATCACCGAGACCGAGGTGACGGCGGCGAAGGCGGTGGTGTTCCACAGGGCGGGCAGTCCGAGCAGGAAGGCGCCGCAGGTGGCCAGCCAGATCGCGTTGTTGGGGGTCTGGGTGCGCGGCGCGATCCGGTGCCAGAGCCGCGAGCCGGGCAGCGCGCCGTCCCGCGAGAAGGCGTAGATCATCCGGGAGTTGGCGGTGACCGAGGCCATCCCGCAGAAGAACTGGGCGCCGATCACGATGATCAGCAGGAACTCGGCGCCGTTGCGGCCGATCGCGTCCAGGAAGATCTGCGCGGGCGGCTCGCCGGTGGCGCTGTTCACCTCACCGCTGTAGTCCTGGATCGCGAAGGTCAGGCCGATCAGCAGGATCCAGCCTGCCACCAGCGAGACCAGGATCGAGTTGACGATGCCGCGCGGCCCGGACCGGGCGGCGTCCCTGGTCTCCTCGGTCATGTGGGCCGAGGCGTCGTAGCCGGTCAGGGTGTACTGGGCGAGCAGCAGCCCGAGCAGCGACACGTAGAACGAGCTGTGGAAGCCGGTCTGGTTGACGAAGTGTCCGAAGACGAAGGAGACCGAGGTGTGGTGCTGCGGCACGATCGCCAGCACGCCGACGATGATCGCCACCCCCAGCAGGTGCCACCAGACGCTGACCGTGTTGAAGAGCGCGACCAGTTGGACGCCGAAGCTGTTCAGCAGCCCGTGCAGGACCAGGATCACCGCGAAGATGATGATCGTGTGGGGTGCGGTGGCGCTGAAGCCGAACCACAGGTCGAACAGTGCGTTGGTGAAGGTGGCCGCGCCGTAGTCGACGCTCGCGGTGACCGCGACCTGGCCCATGAAGTTGCACCAGGTCGTTAAGCCATAGCGGGGCATGTTGTCAGCGCAGGCGAGTAGCGTGACGCCATGGCTACCCGCATCCTCCCCCGTCGCGACACCCCCTACCGAGCCGCGCTCTACGGGCGCGCCAGCAGCGACCCCAAGAAGCGGGGCCGCTCGATCCGCGACCAGTTCGCCGTCGGCGAGGTCGAATGCGACGACCACAGCTGGGCGATCGTCGACTATTACGAGGATCGGGACCGATCCGCAAGTCGGGCCGCCAAGCAGGAGCGCGAAGACTTCAACCGGCTCGTCAGCGACATCAAGGCCGGCCTGGTCGACATCGTCGTCTACGCGGAGCGCTCCCGTGCGTCCCGGCGTCTCGATGTATCCCTCGAGCTGCGCACGTTGTGCGAGGACACGAACGTGCTGCTGTGCTACGACGGGCGCATCTACAACATGCATGTCCCCGCGGACCGTAAGGAGTTCACGCGGGACGCCGTGCAGTCCGAGGAGGAGGCCGAGAGCATCATCGGCCGCAGCCAGAGGACCGCTCGACTCAACGCGCAACGGGGGGCTCCTCACTCCTACGCCCCGTTCGGCTACACGCGGCGGTACGACCCGGAGGATGGTCATCTTCTGGGTCAGTTCCCGCATCCTACTCAGGCCGTGGACGTCGTCGAGATGTTTGAGCGCGTCGCATCAGGTGAGTCGATTAGCTCGGTGGTTTCCACGTTGCAGAAGCACCGACCGCGGGCGTCTCTGACGAGCCTGCGGGTCATCTTGAAGAACCGTTCGTACCTGGGCGTCCGCATGTACAAGGGCCAGGAAATGCCGAACTGCCAGTGGGAGCCCATCACTGACGACCCTGACTGGCCGGAGCTCTTCGAGCAGGTGCAGCACATCCTGAAG from Kitasatospora sp. NBC_01287 includes these protein-coding regions:
- a CDS encoding aldehyde dehydrogenase, giving the protein MTDTADLYEVVNPATEEVIERVEMADLARTDAAIARARAAFESWRRVSPADRARLLRAFAAAVDADREHLAQLEVANAGHTIGNARWEAGNARDVIEYYAAAPERLFGRQIPVAGGIDVTFQEPLGVVGVIVPWNFPLPIAAWGLAPALAAGNTVVLKPAELTPLTALRLAELALAAGIPEGVFQVLPGHGPVVGRRFVTHPDVRKVVFTGSTRVGKEIAAGCAEQVKPVTLELGGKSANIVFADADLARAAATAPYAVFDNAGQDCCARSRILVQESALDEFLALLEPAVLGVKVGDPRDEATEMGPLISAAHHARVSAYLTDDVSIHLQGKVPEGRGFWFPPTVLTPVDQGARVFTEEVFGPVVAVVPFTDEADALRIANATEYGLAGSIWTRDLGRALRVAQGVEAGNLSVNSHSSVRYTTPFGGFKQSGLGRELGPDALSAFTETKNVFISTEE
- a CDS encoding gamma-glutamyl-gamma-aminobutyrate hydrolase family protein codes for the protein MTGLPLVGITSYLEQASWGVWNQPAALVPQLYVDAVIGAGAVPVLLPPQPAGPVARALLARLDGLVLAGGPDVDPARYRAEPHHRTGAPHPVRDAWEFELVRAALAVDLPLLGVCRGLQVLNAALGGDLVQHLPDRIGDESHQSAPATFHRRPVRVEPESRLAGILGERPEVLCYHHQAVDRIGTGLRPVAFAADGTVEALELPGARFALGVQWHPEADPGDPRLFRSFVDAVEEKTP
- a CDS encoding glutamine synthetase family protein — translated: MSSARLTLEQLRARVADGSIDTVVLAITDMQGRLQGKRLDAEYFLNDVLGHAAEGCGYLLAVDIEMNTVDGYEVSSWESGYGDLAMVPDLDTLRSVPWHPGTAMVQCDLAHQDGTPVAVSPRQILQRQLDRLAAYGWQAYVGTELEFIVFRDSYEQAWDKDYRQLTPVNQYNVDYSILGTARIEPLLRRLRREMTGAGLTVESAKGECNLGQHEIAFKYATALKACDDHSVYKTGAKEIAAQEEVSLTFMAKYNEREGNSCHVHLSLRDADGTPVLAGEGPHGFSELMEHFLAGQLACLADFALLLAPTVNSYKRYVPGSFAPTAIAWGRDNRTCALRVVGHGSSLRFENRVPGGDVNPYLAVAALIAAGLHGLEQQLELEPEFTGNAYASDAPRVPATLRDAVSAFEASEVAALAFGKDVVRHYSHAGRVELAAFDAAVTDWERRRGFERL
- a CDS encoding amino acid permease, which produces MPRYGLTTWCNFMGQVAVTASVDYGAATFTNALFDLWFGFSATAPHTIIIFAVILVLHGLLNSFGVQLVALFNTVSVWWHLLGVAIIVGVLAIVPQHHTSVSFVFGHFVNQTGFHSSFYVSLLGLLLAQYTLTGYDASAHMTEETRDAARSGPRGIVNSILVSLVAGWILLIGLTFAIQDYSGEVNSATGEPPAQIFLDAIGRNGAEFLLIIVIGAQFFCGMASVTANSRMIYAFSRDGALPGSRLWHRIAPRTQTPNNAIWLATCGAFLLGLPALWNTTAFAAVTSVSVIGLYLAYVIPVYLRLRQGEEFRRGPWHLGRWSRPIGIVAVGWTALITVLFMLPTLDPITAKNFNYTSVAIAVVLGFAALWWFSSARRWFTGPRIQDMTDPTPSEENG
- a CDS encoding recombinase family protein; amino-acid sequence: MATRILPRRDTPYRAALYGRASSDPKKRGRSIRDQFAVGEVECDDHSWAIVDYYEDRDRSASRAAKQEREDFNRLVSDIKAGLVDIVVYAERSRASRRLDVSLELRTLCEDTNVLLCYDGRIYNMHVPADRKEFTRDAVQSEEEAESIIGRSQRTARLNAQRGAPHSYAPFGYTRRYDPEDGHLLGQFPHPTQAVDVVEMFERVASGESISSVVSTLQKHRPRASLTSLRVILKNRSYLGVRMYKGQEMPNCQWEPITDDPDWPELFEQVQHILKDSSRKTMRENRLVHLLSGLAWCAPCLKAGKRLPESVLRVSRRQGAARYRCPTASGHVMILKEVLDAYVEASVIEWLSSPAATAALGPKQDVSQIRKLQNRIVSMKEQLETARSMAGELDDDGRPRLSIASLATTERLLLPQVERDEIELSRLLTPQDALLGRLAGVPVKELHRTWGQLKLSEQRRVLRSVVNIELRPASSHGERRFRSERVGLTFRGAPGFVSPSDRSGVGRD